A region of Salmo salar chromosome ssa17, Ssal_v3.1, whole genome shotgun sequence DNA encodes the following proteins:
- the LOC106575370 gene encoding oocyte zinc finger protein XlCOF6 isoform X1, with amino-acid sequence MAELEKDAGRPMQDNGDEEEPGNSMAEEMDTSEDLQDDNLIKQEHFHSSNNEQQDGHLAVRRNVILERTKFNQRQQEAGETADDFITALHCLSEHCGYGALLSEMIRDRLVMGLLDRRLSKQLQMDPEITLDKAVTRIRQTELVKKQQDLPENTFEVSSNTANINSVLSHSKQQCPANTQCQLEKNQNSERPQQPQTTQENEEEPLDTDDFLEDFSPGGEKPHYCACCGRSFQKVRDLTRHQRTHTGEKPHNCSDCNRSFARLDNLKSHQKIHAKDKRHFHSTKCVESFVLLEKLEKHQLENTFKATSSAENVDSVPELGKNQHPERQLPQTTLENREKPHHDTSDDPIVSSNGGERRHHCSDCGKSFTRVYHLKRHQRTHTGEKPHRCSDCGKSYSQSYDLKIHHQQKHMKGKYFHCNHCAERFSKPEDLNRHMHVHAGEKPYLCPDCGKRFQLLNAFEMHQQKHTLGLLECSYCGKSFSKVDKLKLHQRTHTGEKHFHCPDCGKSFTRSDLLKSHQRTHKKGGDCPYCDKSFSEPGELKIHMEVHSQERPHLCPDCGKRFKLLWSLKKHQRKHTEKISPREKRHHCSDCDKSFTRGYHLKRHRETHTGEKPYHCSNCDKSFAGKERLKQHQLTHKEKKRYRCSRCDKRFPDMAKLRSHLPVHSIELALHCSDCGKCFLNKAKFERHQKIHTGSGKIPFLCTDCGEGFTNLRQLEDHQRTHTGEKPYYCIDCGKSFAHEKTFKCHKQAHKFKLSGERAAYPCLECGNTFSRSCDVMSHLRRVHNKERPFQCSCCGKRFFQKNSLTIHMRMHTGEKPYHCSECGQSFSQMNDRKRHQKRQHSGEET; translated from the exons ATGGCGGAACTTGAGAAAGACGCAGGACGACCAATGCAGGATAACGGAGATGAAGAGGAGccgggcaattccatg GCAGAGGAGATGGACACCTCAGAAGACCTGCAAGATGACAACCTGATCAAGCAGGAACACTTCCACAGTTCTAATAATGAACAGCAAGATGGACATTTGGCAGTTAGGAGGAATGTAATACTAGAACGAACTAAATTCAACCAAAGACAACAAGAAGCAGGAGAGACAGCTGATGATTTTATCACTGCACTTCATTGTTTGTCAGAACATTGTGGTTATGGAGCTCTGCTCAGTGAGATGATAAGAGACAGACTAGTCATGGGCTTACTTGACAGAAGACTGTCCAAGCAATTACAAATGGACCCAGAAATAACACTGGATAAAGCTGTCACACGCATTCGTCAAACTGAACTTGTGAAAAAGCAACAGGACCTGCCGGAGAATACCTTCGAAGTTTCAAGCAACACTGCAAATATAAACAGTGTCCTGTCACATAGCAAACAGCAATGCCCAGCCAATACCCAGTGCCAATTAGAGAAGAATCAAAACTCAGAAAGACCACAACAACCCCAAACCACACAGGAGAATGAAGAGGAGCCCCTAGATACTGATGACTTCCTTGAGGATTTCAGTCCTGGAGGAGAGAAGCCTCACTACTGTGCCTGCTGCGGGAGGAGCTTTCAAAAAGTGAGGGACCTTACAAGACACCAGCGAACACATACTGGAGAGAAGCCTCACAACTGCTCTGATTGCAACAGAAGTTTTGCTCGATTAGATAATCTCAAGTCACACCAAAAAATACACGCGAAAGACAAACGTCATTTTCACTCCACTAAATGTGTGGAAAGCTTTGTCCTATTGGAGAAGCTTGAAAAACACCAGCTGGAGAATACCTTCAAAGCTACCAGCAGTGCAGAAAATGTAGACAGTGTGCCTGAACTTGGGAAAAATCAGCACCCAGAAAGACAACTGCCCCAAACAACTCTGGAGAACAGAGAGAAGCCTCATCATGATACTTCCGATGACCCTATTGTGAGTTCTAATGGAGGTGAGAGGCGTCaccactgctctgactgtgggaaaagctttaCACGAGTTTATCATCTTAAAAGACACCAACGAACACATACGGGAGAGAAGCCTCATCGCTGCTCTGATTGTGGCAAAAGTTATTCTCAGTCATATGATCTGAAAATACACCACCAGCAAAAGCATATGAAAGGGAAATACTTCCACTGCAATCATTGTGCAGAACGTTTCTCCAAACCAGAAGATCTGAACAGACACATGCATGTACATGCTGGAGAAAAGCCATACCTTTGCccagactgtgggaagagattccaGTTGTTAAATGCATTTGAAATGCACCAACAAAAACATACTTTGGGGCTTCTTGAGTGCTCTTATTGTGGTAAAAGTTTTTCTAAAGTGGATAAACTTAAACTACACCAGCGAACGCATACGGGAGAGAAACATTTTCACTgccctgactgtgggaaaagtttTACCCGCTCGGATCTTCTGAAAAGTCACCAGAGGACACATAAGAAAGGGGGTGATTGTCCTTACTGTGATAAAAGTTTTTCTGAACCGGGAGAACTAAAAATACACATGGAAGTACATAGTCAAGAAAGGCCTCACCTTTGCcccgactgtgggaagagattcaaacTGTTATGGTCGTTGAAAAAGCACCAGCGAAAACACACAGAGAAGATCTCACCAAGGGAAAAGCGTCACCACTGTTCTGACTGCGATAAGAGTTTTACTCGTGGATATCATCTTAAAAGACATcgggaaacacacacaggagaaaagccttaccactgctctaaTTGTGACAAAAGCTTTGCAGGAAAGGAGAGGCTTAAACAACATCAACTAACACACAAGGAAAAGAAACGTTACCGCTGTTCAAGGTGTGATAAAAGATTTCCTGACATGGCAAAACTACGATCACACCTTCCAGTACATTCCATAGAACTGGCACTCCACTGTTCTGACTGTGGAAAGTGTTTCTTAAACAAGGCAAAGTTTGAAAGACACCAAAAAATACACACTGGAAGTGGAAAAATACCATTCCTCTGCACTGACTGCGGGGAGGGTTTTACAAATTTGCGACAGTTGGAAGaccaccagcgaacacacactggagagaaaccgtacTACTGCATTGATTGCGGGAAGAGTTTTGCACATGAAAAAACATTTAAGTGTCACAAGCAAGCACACAAGTTCAAACTTTCTGGAGAAAGAGCAGCCTATCCTTGCTTGGAATGTGGAAATACTTTTTCTCGTTCATGTGATGTGATGAGTCATTTGAGAAGGGTGCATAATAAAGAGAGACCTTTCCAGTGCTCCTGCTGTGGAAAAAGATTTTTCCAAAAGAACTCACTCACAATACACATGAGAatgcacactggagagaaaccgtacCACTGCTCAGAATGTGGACAAAGCTTCTCCCAAATGAACGACAGAAAACGCCACCAGAAGAGGCAACACTCTGGAGAGGAGACTTGA
- the LOC106575370 gene encoding oocyte zinc finger protein XlCOF6 isoform X2, protein MTRRLLFTLKAEEMDTSEDLQDDNLIKQEHFHSSNNEQQDGHLAVRRNVILERTKFNQRQQEAGETADDFITALHCLSEHCGYGALLSEMIRDRLVMGLLDRRLSKQLQMDPEITLDKAVTRIRQTELVKKQQDLPENTFEVSSNTANINSVLSHSKQQCPANTQCQLEKNQNSERPQQPQTTQENEEEPLDTDDFLEDFSPGGEKPHYCACCGRSFQKVRDLTRHQRTHTGEKPHNCSDCNRSFARLDNLKSHQKIHAKDKRHFHSTKCVESFVLLEKLEKHQLENTFKATSSAENVDSVPELGKNQHPERQLPQTTLENREKPHHDTSDDPIVSSNGGERRHHCSDCGKSFTRVYHLKRHQRTHTGEKPHRCSDCGKSYSQSYDLKIHHQQKHMKGKYFHCNHCAERFSKPEDLNRHMHVHAGEKPYLCPDCGKRFQLLNAFEMHQQKHTLGLLECSYCGKSFSKVDKLKLHQRTHTGEKHFHCPDCGKSFTRSDLLKSHQRTHKKGGDCPYCDKSFSEPGELKIHMEVHSQERPHLCPDCGKRFKLLWSLKKHQRKHTEKISPREKRHHCSDCDKSFTRGYHLKRHRETHTGEKPYHCSNCDKSFAGKERLKQHQLTHKEKKRYRCSRCDKRFPDMAKLRSHLPVHSIELALHCSDCGKCFLNKAKFERHQKIHTGSGKIPFLCTDCGEGFTNLRQLEDHQRTHTGEKPYYCIDCGKSFAHEKTFKCHKQAHKFKLSGERAAYPCLECGNTFSRSCDVMSHLRRVHNKERPFQCSCCGKRFFQKNSLTIHMRMHTGEKPYHCSECGQSFSQMNDRKRHQKRQHSGEET, encoded by the exons atgacgcgGAGACTCCTATTCACTTTAAAA GCAGAGGAGATGGACACCTCAGAAGACCTGCAAGATGACAACCTGATCAAGCAGGAACACTTCCACAGTTCTAATAATGAACAGCAAGATGGACATTTGGCAGTTAGGAGGAATGTAATACTAGAACGAACTAAATTCAACCAAAGACAACAAGAAGCAGGAGAGACAGCTGATGATTTTATCACTGCACTTCATTGTTTGTCAGAACATTGTGGTTATGGAGCTCTGCTCAGTGAGATGATAAGAGACAGACTAGTCATGGGCTTACTTGACAGAAGACTGTCCAAGCAATTACAAATGGACCCAGAAATAACACTGGATAAAGCTGTCACACGCATTCGTCAAACTGAACTTGTGAAAAAGCAACAGGACCTGCCGGAGAATACCTTCGAAGTTTCAAGCAACACTGCAAATATAAACAGTGTCCTGTCACATAGCAAACAGCAATGCCCAGCCAATACCCAGTGCCAATTAGAGAAGAATCAAAACTCAGAAAGACCACAACAACCCCAAACCACACAGGAGAATGAAGAGGAGCCCCTAGATACTGATGACTTCCTTGAGGATTTCAGTCCTGGAGGAGAGAAGCCTCACTACTGTGCCTGCTGCGGGAGGAGCTTTCAAAAAGTGAGGGACCTTACAAGACACCAGCGAACACATACTGGAGAGAAGCCTCACAACTGCTCTGATTGCAACAGAAGTTTTGCTCGATTAGATAATCTCAAGTCACACCAAAAAATACACGCGAAAGACAAACGTCATTTTCACTCCACTAAATGTGTGGAAAGCTTTGTCCTATTGGAGAAGCTTGAAAAACACCAGCTGGAGAATACCTTCAAAGCTACCAGCAGTGCAGAAAATGTAGACAGTGTGCCTGAACTTGGGAAAAATCAGCACCCAGAAAGACAACTGCCCCAAACAACTCTGGAGAACAGAGAGAAGCCTCATCATGATACTTCCGATGACCCTATTGTGAGTTCTAATGGAGGTGAGAGGCGTCaccactgctctgactgtgggaaaagctttaCACGAGTTTATCATCTTAAAAGACACCAACGAACACATACGGGAGAGAAGCCTCATCGCTGCTCTGATTGTGGCAAAAGTTATTCTCAGTCATATGATCTGAAAATACACCACCAGCAAAAGCATATGAAAGGGAAATACTTCCACTGCAATCATTGTGCAGAACGTTTCTCCAAACCAGAAGATCTGAACAGACACATGCATGTACATGCTGGAGAAAAGCCATACCTTTGCccagactgtgggaagagattccaGTTGTTAAATGCATTTGAAATGCACCAACAAAAACATACTTTGGGGCTTCTTGAGTGCTCTTATTGTGGTAAAAGTTTTTCTAAAGTGGATAAACTTAAACTACACCAGCGAACGCATACGGGAGAGAAACATTTTCACTgccctgactgtgggaaaagtttTACCCGCTCGGATCTTCTGAAAAGTCACCAGAGGACACATAAGAAAGGGGGTGATTGTCCTTACTGTGATAAAAGTTTTTCTGAACCGGGAGAACTAAAAATACACATGGAAGTACATAGTCAAGAAAGGCCTCACCTTTGCcccgactgtgggaagagattcaaacTGTTATGGTCGTTGAAAAAGCACCAGCGAAAACACACAGAGAAGATCTCACCAAGGGAAAAGCGTCACCACTGTTCTGACTGCGATAAGAGTTTTACTCGTGGATATCATCTTAAAAGACATcgggaaacacacacaggagaaaagccttaccactgctctaaTTGTGACAAAAGCTTTGCAGGAAAGGAGAGGCTTAAACAACATCAACTAACACACAAGGAAAAGAAACGTTACCGCTGTTCAAGGTGTGATAAAAGATTTCCTGACATGGCAAAACTACGATCACACCTTCCAGTACATTCCATAGAACTGGCACTCCACTGTTCTGACTGTGGAAAGTGTTTCTTAAACAAGGCAAAGTTTGAAAGACACCAAAAAATACACACTGGAAGTGGAAAAATACCATTCCTCTGCACTGACTGCGGGGAGGGTTTTACAAATTTGCGACAGTTGGAAGaccaccagcgaacacacactggagagaaaccgtacTACTGCATTGATTGCGGGAAGAGTTTTGCACATGAAAAAACATTTAAGTGTCACAAGCAAGCACACAAGTTCAAACTTTCTGGAGAAAGAGCAGCCTATCCTTGCTTGGAATGTGGAAATACTTTTTCTCGTTCATGTGATGTGATGAGTCATTTGAGAAGGGTGCATAATAAAGAGAGACCTTTCCAGTGCTCCTGCTGTGGAAAAAGATTTTTCCAAAAGAACTCACTCACAATACACATGAGAatgcacactggagagaaaccgtacCACTGCTCAGAATGTGGACAAAGCTTCTCCCAAATGAACGACAGAAAACGCCACCAGAAGAGGCAACACTCTGGAGAGGAGACTTGA